DNA from Spirochaetota bacterium:
TAGCGTCTCAAAATGTAAAAATACCTGATACTGAAATGCCCTGTAACTGTCAATAATAATTAAACAGTTTTCTAAAAAAAACTGCCAAACCTACGCGATTACTATCACACCAGGAATTAGATATTATCAATTTGATCCATGCAATTTCTGTTGTCACTGAAATCTTCAAACAGGTACAGGGGTAATTGTCACTTGTTTTTGAAGGTGCTATGCCGGCCAGGTCCAACCGATATGATAGATATTTTTACGCCGATTTGAGACTCGATAAAATCTATGTACTTGCGCGCATTAAGCGGCAGGTCTGCCTTTTTTCTGCAGCCGGATATGTCCGTATTCCATCCTTCAAGTTCCTTATACACCGGCCTGGCTTTTTGAAGATTCGTAACGGGAAAATAATTAATTTTTTTCCCATCCATCGTATAATTGACAGCCACCTTTATCTTTTTAAAACCGCTCAGCACATCAAGCTTTGTCATCGCAATGCTGGTCAGACCATTGATGAGGGCCGTTTCCCTTACCAGCTGGACATCGAACCATCCGCAGCGCCGGGGTCTTCCGGTTGTGGATCCGAATTCAGACCCATTGACCCTCATGCGGTCGCCATCTTCACCGATGGCTTCTGTCGGAAAAGGCCCTTCGCCGACCCTGGTGACATAGGCCTTCATGATCCCGATAACCTGGTCTATATTGAACGCATTGAGCCCGGTTCCCATCAGCGCGCCCCCGATGGTCGGATTCGACGATGTGACGTAGGGATAGGTTCCATGGTCTATGTCAAGGGCGTATCCCTGGGCGCCTTCCAGGAGGATACGCTTGCCTTTTTGCGCCGAAGAATGGAGATAGTGCTGCGTATTGACGATCATGTCGCCGCATTCTTTTTTGAATTTTTTCAATATATCCATTACTTCTTCGACGGTAAATGTCTGCTTCTTAAATATTCGTTCGAGCTGAAGGTTTTTCAGCTTCAGCACATTGGCCACCTTGTCTCTAAGGAGCTTCATATCAAAAACATCACCGGCCCGGATGCCGATGCGGAGGCATTTGTCGGAGTAGCTCGGTCCGATACCCCGCACGGTCGTTCCGATCTTCTTGGACCGAAACTCCTCCATTGCCTCATCATAGGCTTTGTGATAGGGCAGGATGAGATGGGCCGCATCGGATATGAGCAGGCGTTTCCTGACATCATAGCCTTCCTGCTCAAGCGATTCAATCTCATTGATGAGCTGGAGGGGATCAACGACAACCCCGTTGCCGACGACACATTGCTTGTCTTTATGAAGGATTCCCGACGGAACAAGATGAAAGATATACTTTTTATCCTGCACGACGACCGTATGACCGGCATTGGCGCCACCCTGATAGCGCACGATGATATCGCTATCCCTGGTGTAATAATCGATCATCTTGGCTTTTCCCTCATCGCCCCACTGCGTCCCCATGATTACCTTACAGCTCATCACCGCACCCGATTACTTGTCAGTGTTGATAGTTCACCATTTACTGCTGTGATTTCTATCGTTCTTAAAGCAGACTGACATCATAAAATATCACAAACAAAAATAACAAGCCTTTTTCAGGCACTATTCATTTATTAATACAGTGAAAAATCATAAATGATTGAATGATGATATATCATGAAGATACAACTTCGCAATGAATTTT
Protein-coding regions in this window:
- a CDS encoding adenylosuccinate synthase, yielding MSCKVIMGTQWGDEGKAKMIDYYTRDSDIIVRYQGGANAGHTVVVQDKKYIFHLVPSGILHKDKQCVVGNGVVVDPLQLINEIESLEQEGYDVRKRLLISDAAHLILPYHKAYDEAMEEFRSKKIGTTVRGIGPSYSDKCLRIGIRAGDVFDMKLLRDKVANVLKLKNLQLERIFKKQTFTVEEVMDILKKFKKECGDMIVNTQHYLHSSAQKGKRILLEGAQGYALDIDHGTYPYVTSSNPTIGGALMGTGLNAFNIDQVIGIMKAYVTRVGEGPFPTEAIGEDGDRMRVNGSEFGSTTGRPRRCGWFDVQLVRETALINGLTSIAMTKLDVLSGFKKIKVAVNYTMDGKKINYFPVTNLQKARPVYKELEGWNTDISGCRKKADLPLNARKYIDFIESQIGVKISIISVGPGRHSTFKNK